A genomic segment from Peromyscus maniculatus bairdii isolate BWxNUB_F1_BW_parent chromosome 11, HU_Pman_BW_mat_3.1, whole genome shotgun sequence encodes:
- the Rassf5 gene encoding ras association domain-containing protein 5 isoform X2, with protein MTVESSRSSGYCSLDEELEDCFFTAKTTFFRNVQSKHPAKNVCKAVEETQRPPTPQEIKQKIDSYNSREKHCLGMKLSEDGTYTGFIKVHLKLRRPVTVPAGIRPQSIYDAIKEVNPAATTDKRTSFYLPLDAIKQLHISSTTTVSEVIQGLLKKFMVVDNPQKFALFKRIHKDGQVLFQKLSIADCPLYLRLLAGPDTDVLSFVLKENETGEVEWDAFSIPELQNFLTILEKEEQDKIHQVQKKYNQFRQRLEEALRESQGKPG; from the exons ATGACCGTGGAGAGCAGCAGGAGCAGTGGGTACTGCAGCCTGGACGAGGAACTGGAAGACTGCTTCTTCACCGCTAAGACCACCTTTTTCCGGAATGTACAGAGCAAACACCCTGCCAAG AATGTCTGTAAGGCAGTGGAGGAGACCCAGCGCCCGCCCACGCCACAGGAGATCAAGCAGAAGATTGACAGCTATAACAGCCGGGAGAAGCACTGCCTGGGCATGAAGTTG AGTGAAGACGGTACCTACACGGGCTTCATCAAAGTGCATCTGAAACTCCGACGGCCCGTGACGGTGCCCGCTGGGATCCGGCCGCAGTCCATCTACGATGCCATCAAGGAGGTGAACCCCGCAGCCACCACCGACAAGCGGACATCCTTCTACCTGCCACTGGACGCCATCAAGCAGCTGCACATCAGCAGCACCACCACCGTCAGCGAGGTCATCCAGGGGCTGCTCAAGAAGTTCATGGTTGTGGACAACCCGCAGAAGTTTGCACTCTTTAAGCGGATCCACAAAGATGGACAAG TGCTCTTCCAGAAACTCTCCATTGCTGACTGTCCTCTCTACCTGCGTCTGCTCGCTGGGCCCGACACCGATGTCCTCAGCTTTGTGCTCAAGGAGAACGAAACCGGGGAGGTAGAG tGGGACGCCTTTTCCATTCCTGAACTCCAGAACTTCCTAACTATCCTGGAAAAAGAGGAGCAGGACAAAATCCACCAAGTGCAGAAAAAGTACAACCAATTCcggcagagactggaggaggcGTTACGCGAGTCGCAGGGGAAGCCTGGGTAG